A window of Diadema setosum chromosome 2, eeDiaSeto1, whole genome shotgun sequence contains these coding sequences:
- the LOC140246280 gene encoding proteasome subunit alpha type-5-like, with protein MFQTRSEYDRGVNTFSPEGRLFQVEYAIEAIKLGSTAIGIRTTEGVVLAVEKRVTSPLMEATSIEKIVEIDSHIGCAMSGLIADSRTMIDKARVEAQSHWFTYNEKMSVESVTQAVSNLALQFGDDEAGVGAMSRPFGVALLFAGIDQNGPVLYHMDPSGTFLQFDAKAIGSGSEGAQSQLQELYHKSMTLKEASKEALVVLKQVMEEKLSSTNVEVATVTPEKNFQMFSKEDIEAIIAQM; from the exons ATGTTCCAGACAAGATCCGAGTATGACAG GGGAGTCAACACATTTTCTCCAGAGGGTCGTCTGTTCCAAGTTGAATATGCTATTGAAGCCATCAAG CTCGGTTCTACAGCCATTGGCATCAGGACGACGGAGGGCGTGGTCCTGGCGGTAGAGAAGCGAGTCACATCCCCTCTGATGGAGGCCACCAGTATAGAGAAAATTGTGGAGATCGACAGCCACATCGGGTGTGCCATGAGTGGGCTGATTGCCGACTCGAGAACGATGATCGACAAGGCAAGAGTAGAGGCACAG AGTCACTGGTTTACATACAACGAGAAGATGTCGGTGGAGAGTGTGACCCAGGCGGTGTCAAACCTGGCGCTTCAGTTCGGTGACGATGAGGCGGGTGTTGGTGCAATG AGCCGTCCATTTGGAGTTGCATTGCTGTTTGCCGGTATTGATCAGAATGGCCCGGTATT ATACCACATGGACCCATCGGGGACATTCCTGCAGTTCGACGCGAAGGCCATCGGGTCGGGGTCGGAAGGGGCCCAGTCGCAGCTGCAAGAACTCTACCACAAG TCAATGACACTAAAAGAAGCCTCGAAGGAGGCCCTCGTTGTTCTCAAGCAAGTCATGGAGGAGAAGCTAAGTTCAACAAATGTAGAG GTTGCAACAGTCACCCCTGAAAAGAATTTCCAGATGTTCTCTAAAGAAGACATTGAGGCAATCATAGCACAGATGTAG